Proteins from a single region of Sphaerochaeta globosa str. Buddy:
- a CDS encoding bifunctional metallophosphatase/5'-nucleotidase, which yields MYKKGLKTTIVLLLLFCLSVNFLASQPTLEIPSAQNLVILGTTDLHGNVWGFSYENDKDTTNTGMARIATYVEKVRREENNVVLVDNGDTIQGNIMTDDLYNKREGEHPVMRAMNILAYDSMTLGNHEFNFGQNLISRLQMLANFPILAANMARIDGTMGAEPYTIIERSGIKIGIIGVTNPNAPRWDGEKTDPFVYAPVGPAVRKVVDIIKDKVDVIIVTSHVGIYPEYDEEGGSDGAKSILELCPEVDVLIVGHDHNAIKEIRGTTVIGGARNLGREVIRIDLALNENKEIIDRKVELVDMANYEPSDLIRKNAFIAEAHKATRDFISGGAPSADGKSSGGIFGQASVDFQPKNEILGIPEGKLRDTAVMDLINEVQLLNSGADVSAAALFADTSNIPKGDINYGTIFGIYKYDNTLYRVEVTGSELKAYMEWSAACYNQYKSGDMSISFNPEKPGYLYDMFAGVDYEIDLSKPVGQRIRNVMFKGKPLANDQRLTLAVNNYRYSSALKAQKLVAGTKEWESPNSIRDMLVEYIKAQKTIVPKVDNNWKIVGVNLASPYRDAVVKLVNEGKLEVPYAKALNVDELKKQGIIK from the coding sequence ATGTACAAGAAAGGATTGAAAACAACGATTGTATTGTTGCTGCTGTTCTGCCTTTCGGTGAATTTCTTGGCTTCTCAACCCACCCTTGAGATCCCCAGCGCACAGAACCTCGTTATTCTGGGTACTACGGATTTACATGGTAATGTGTGGGGTTTCAGCTATGAGAACGACAAGGATACCACCAATACCGGTATGGCCAGGATCGCCACCTATGTAGAGAAAGTGCGACGTGAAGAGAACAACGTTGTGCTGGTGGATAATGGTGATACCATCCAAGGCAACATCATGACCGATGATTTGTACAACAAACGAGAAGGTGAACATCCGGTGATGCGGGCGATGAACATTCTTGCGTATGACAGCATGACACTGGGAAACCATGAGTTCAACTTTGGTCAGAATCTCATCAGTCGCCTTCAGATGCTTGCCAATTTCCCCATCCTTGCTGCAAATATGGCACGCATCGATGGAACCATGGGGGCCGAGCCGTATACAATTATCGAGCGTTCCGGCATAAAAATCGGCATCATCGGGGTAACCAACCCCAATGCACCACGCTGGGATGGCGAGAAGACCGATCCTTTTGTATACGCACCGGTGGGTCCTGCAGTACGCAAGGTGGTTGACATCATCAAGGATAAGGTCGATGTGATCATCGTAACTTCCCATGTCGGCATCTATCCCGAGTACGATGAGGAAGGCGGCAGTGACGGTGCAAAATCAATCCTTGAGCTCTGTCCTGAAGTCGATGTATTGATCGTTGGTCACGACCACAATGCAATCAAGGAAATTCGGGGAACAACCGTCATCGGCGGGGCAAGGAACCTCGGTCGGGAAGTCATCCGTATCGATCTTGCATTGAATGAGAATAAAGAGATAATCGATCGCAAGGTTGAACTCGTGGATATGGCAAACTATGAGCCAAGCGATCTTATCCGCAAGAATGCATTCATTGCCGAAGCGCACAAAGCAACCCGCGACTTCATCAGCGGTGGTGCACCTTCAGCCGATGGGAAGAGCAGCGGAGGCATTTTTGGCCAAGCATCAGTGGATTTCCAGCCCAAGAATGAGATTCTTGGCATACCTGAGGGCAAGCTACGTGATACCGCCGTCATGGATTTGATCAATGAGGTGCAATTGCTCAATAGTGGTGCCGATGTGTCGGCAGCAGCTCTATTTGCCGATACCAGCAACATTCCCAAAGGTGATATCAACTACGGTACAATCTTTGGCATCTACAAGTATGACAATACGCTGTATCGTGTTGAGGTTACCGGATCGGAATTAAAGGCGTATATGGAATGGTCGGCAGCTTGTTACAATCAATACAAGAGCGGAGACATGTCCATCAGCTTCAATCCGGAGAAACCTGGATACCTGTACGATATGTTTGCCGGTGTGGATTATGAGATCGACCTTTCAAAGCCGGTCGGACAGCGCATCCGCAATGTAATGTTCAAGGGCAAACCGCTTGCAAACGATCAACGGCTCACCCTTGCTGTGAACAACTACCGGTATTCTTCTGCCCTCAAGGCCCAAAAGTTGGTTGCAGGAACCAAGGAATGGGAGAGTCCCAACTCGATCCGCGACATGCTGGTAGAGTACATAAAAGCCCAGAAAACCATTGTTCCAAAGGTTGACAACAACTGGAAGATCGTGGGAGTCAACCTTGCTTCACCCTATCGAGATGCAGTGGTCAAGCTGGTGAACGAGGGAAAATTGGAAGTTCCCTATGCGAAGGCCTTGAATGTTGATGAGCTTAAGAAACAAGGCATTATCAAGTAA